One window of Sphingobacteriales bacterium genomic DNA carries:
- the folP gene encoding dihydropteroate synthase: MDKNTLLSQHRTLNCRGKLLDLSRPAIMGILNVTPDSFYDGGKYSTESELLRQTEQMLNNGAAIIDVGGMSSRPGAAIIDTSTELARVIPAITAISKRFPEAVISADTVKAEVAKEAFMSGAGMINDISAGSIDPGLLPMVAELGIPYILMHSKGKPENMQNRPEYENVVREVMQFFIQKLNEIRNLGIKDVIIDPGFGFGKTVGHNYELLRNLHTFKLMGLPILAGVSRKSMICKVLGVNPDKALNGSTALHTLALLNGASILRVHDVREAVEVVELMKAYGE; this comes from the coding sequence ATGGACAAAAATACATTACTATCGCAACATCGCACCCTTAATTGCAGGGGGAAGTTATTAGACCTAAGCCGTCCGGCAATTATGGGCATTTTGAACGTTACCCCTGATTCTTTTTATGACGGAGGGAAGTATTCTACCGAATCAGAACTTTTGCGTCAGACTGAACAGATGTTGAACAATGGTGCGGCAATTATTGATGTCGGTGGGATGTCAAGTCGTCCGGGTGCTGCCATCATTGATACTTCGACAGAACTTGCCAGGGTAATTCCGGCAATTACAGCGATTTCAAAACGGTTTCCGGAGGCGGTTATTTCGGCAGATACTGTTAAAGCTGAAGTAGCAAAGGAGGCTTTTATGTCCGGTGCGGGTATGATCAATGATATTTCAGCAGGCAGCATAGATCCGGGATTATTGCCTATGGTTGCAGAATTAGGAATACCCTATATCTTGATGCACTCGAAGGGAAAACCGGAAAACATGCAGAATAGACCTGAATATGAAAATGTGGTTCGGGAAGTGATGCAATTTTTTATCCAAAAGTTAAATGAAATCAGAAATTTAGGAATCAAAGATGTCATCATTGACCCGGGATTTGGGTTTGGTAAAACGGTTGGGCATAATTACGAACTGCTGCGGAATCTCCATACTTTTAAACTGATGGGGCTACCCATTTTGGCCGGTGTGTCGCGAAAATCAATGATTTGCAAGGTATTGGGTGTTAATCCCGATAAAGCGTTAAACGGATCAACTGCCTTACATACTTTGGCCTTGCTCAACGGAGCATCTATTCTCAGGGTGCATGATGTGAGAGAGGCGGTTGAGGTGGTGGAATTGATGAAGGCTTATGGTGAGTAA
- a CDS encoding DoxX family protein, which produces MTIYKIFAITAVIALVISLIAAAIKRPASISEVLAGFIRYFLGAFFIFSGAVKAVDPLGTAFKMEEYFQVFGQYLPALSGFWEFWENLAFPVSVFMIVLELVLGVALILGAMPTMTLFLYAAIIAFFTFLTGFSAITDKVTDCGCFGDFLKLKPITSFYKDIVLSALVVVLIFWRKHIRLLLNNRISYIALVVITLASLGFTMSNYYNLPIVNFRAYKVGTDLLKGKSTEGLDEGLIKTYYTLTKVGSNETKEIESKEYTSSGIWRDSTWVIDKAKTRQEVVREPEMPKIKDFIVFNRNETDVADSLLSINGFHLFVTSYSIDKSSADGFKKINELVLKAAKDGIPTNGICSGNLDRADELADNLYKFHTLDATPIKTWMRSNPGVTLMEGSTIRGLYHYNHLPSYEELKKMMKK; this is translated from the coding sequence ATGACTATATACAAAATCTTCGCCATCACCGCAGTCATTGCGCTCGTCATTTCGCTGATTGCCGCAGCAATCAAGCGCCCAGCAAGCATCTCAGAAGTGTTGGCCGGTTTTATCCGTTATTTTCTCGGTGCTTTTTTTATTTTTTCGGGAGCGGTAAAAGCAGTTGACCCTTTAGGCACCGCTTTTAAAATGGAAGAGTACTTTCAGGTGTTTGGTCAGTATCTACCTGCCCTTTCAGGATTTTGGGAGTTTTGGGAAAATCTGGCGTTTCCGGTATCGGTCTTTATGATTGTGTTGGAACTCGTCTTGGGTGTGGCTTTAATTTTGGGTGCGATGCCAACCATGACCTTATTTTTATATGCTGCCATCATCGCCTTTTTCACCTTTCTCACCGGTTTTTCTGCCATTACCGATAAAGTTACCGATTGCGGTTGTTTTGGTGATTTTCTTAAACTAAAACCCATCACCTCGTTTTACAAAGATATCGTGCTTTCAGCTTTGGTTGTTGTGCTGATTTTCTGGCGCAAACACATCCGTCTATTGCTGAATAATCGTATTTCTTATATTGCGTTGGTGGTAATTACATTAGCCTCTTTAGGATTTACGATGAGCAATTATTACAATCTGCCCATTGTCAATTTCAGAGCTTATAAAGTTGGAACCGACCTGTTAAAAGGGAAATCAACGGAAGGGTTAGATGAAGGGCTTATCAAAACTTATTATACCCTGACAAAAGTTGGCTCAAACGAAACCAAAGAAATTGAAAGCAAAGAATATACTTCAAGCGGTATTTGGCGGGATTCAACCTGGGTGATTGACAAAGCTAAAACCCGTCAGGAAGTTGTTCGCGAACCCGAAATGCCCAAGATTAAAGACTTTATCGTTTTTAACCGCAACGAAACCGATGTGGCCGATTCCCTGCTTTCGATAAACGGATTTCACCTCTTTGTTACTTCCTACAGTATTGACAAATCGAGTGCCGATGGTTTTAAAAAAATAAACGAACTCGTATTAAAAGCTGCTAAAGACGGTATTCCAACCAATGGTATTTGTTCCGGCAATTTAGATAGAGCCGATGAACTCGCCGATAACTTATACAAATTCCATACTTTGGATGCTACTCCAATTAAAACATGGATGCGCTCCAATCCCGGAGTTACGTTGATGGAAGGCAGTACAATACGCGGGCTTTACCATTACAATCATTTGCCTTCTTACGAAGAACTGAAGAAAATGATGAAGAAATAA
- a CDS encoding competence/damage-inducible protein A yields the protein MRCTIITIGDEILIGQTIDTNSAWIATELNKIGVNIYEILSVADNAEHIKNALDRAIISSDIILTTGGLGPTKDDITKNTLAEYFSVPMVFNQEIWDSIEAYMIKRGRPVLDSLKTMAELPENCEVLKNERGTAAAMWFNERGRIIVSMPGVPHEMKDFVSRVIIPRLEERYQLPALVHKTIMCAGLGESIIAEKIKDIESNLPDHIKLAYLPSYGIVRLRLSGSGTIQQDLEKEVLGWRQKIDDILQPKYAYGYDEMELSEAIGILLTSKGATVSTAESCTGGLIAHKFTEIAGCSRYFKGGVVAYSNELKESLLGVNPETLQKYGAVSEETVREMADGALKRLKTDYAIAVSGIAGPDGGSNVNPVGTVWIAVINSKKEITASRFSFSPHRHINIELSANYALNLLRRKILEV from the coding sequence ATGCGCTGTACCATCATCACCATTGGCGACGAAATCCTGATCGGACAAACCATAGATACCAATTCTGCCTGGATAGCCACAGAATTAAATAAAATCGGGGTAAATATTTACGAAATTCTTTCAGTTGCCGACAACGCCGAACATATAAAAAATGCGCTGGACCGAGCTATCATATCTTCTGATATCATTTTGACAACCGGCGGACTTGGACCCACCAAGGACGATATTACCAAAAATACCCTTGCAGAATATTTTAGCGTTCCAATGGTATTTAATCAGGAAATTTGGGATAGTATCGAAGCTTATATGATTAAACGGGGACGACCTGTTTTAGACAGTCTGAAAACAATGGCGGAACTGCCCGAGAACTGCGAAGTGCTTAAAAACGAACGAGGAACAGCCGCCGCTATGTGGTTTAATGAACGGGGGAGAATTATTGTGTCCATGCCCGGTGTTCCGCATGAAATGAAAGATTTTGTCAGTCGGGTAATTATTCCGAGGTTAGAAGAGCGATATCAGCTTCCTGCTCTTGTACATAAAACCATCATGTGTGCCGGTTTGGGTGAATCTATCATTGCCGAAAAAATAAAAGACATTGAAAGCAACTTGCCGGATCACATCAAATTGGCATACCTGCCAAGTTATGGAATTGTCAGGTTGAGGCTGAGTGGTAGCGGTACGATACAGCAAGATTTGGAAAAAGAAGTATTAGGGTGGCGGCAAAAAATTGACGATATTTTACAACCGAAATACGCTTATGGGTATGACGAAATGGAGTTATCCGAAGCAATCGGCATTTTACTGACCTCAAAAGGGGCTACAGTTTCGACTGCCGAAAGTTGTACGGGCGGGTTGATCGCCCATAAGTTTACAGAAATAGCAGGCTGTTCGCGTTATTTTAAAGGGGGGGTTGTTGCATATTCCAACGAACTTAAAGAATCTTTGTTGGGTGTAAATCCGGAAACCCTTCAAAAATACGGGGCTGTCAGTGAAGAAACGGTCAGAGAAATGGCAGACGGTGCTCTAAAAAGACTAAAGACCGATTATGCAATTGCTGTTTCCGGAATTGCAGGGCCAGACGGAGGGTCAAACGTTAATCCGGTAGGAACCGTTTGGATTGCTGTGATCAATTCAAAAAAAGAAATTACAGCAAGCAGATTTTCATTTTCACCCCATAGGCATATCAATATTGAACTTTCGGCAAACTATGCCCTCAACCTGCTTCGCCGGAAAATTCTGGAAGTATAA
- a CDS encoding cyclase family protein — METVTYIDLSHTIENGLITYKGLPAPVICDYLSREKSKDFYEEGTTFQIGKIEMVSNTGTYLDCPFHRFEHGKDLSEIALNRLVDLDAIIVRVPYTQSLEIAESSFFNLRLTNKAVLIHTGWDEHWNTEQYYEHHPYLTEAAALYLRDAGVKLVGIDSHNIDNTLGRTRPVHTALLGAEILIVEHLCNLSSLPDEGFTFSAIPPKFKGVGTFPVRAMAKVKK; from the coding sequence ATGGAAACAGTAACCTATATAGACTTAAGCCATACCATTGAAAACGGGCTGATCACCTACAAAGGGTTACCGGCTCCGGTTATCTGTGATTACCTGAGCAGAGAAAAGTCGAAGGATTTTTACGAAGAAGGTACAACTTTTCAGATTGGAAAAATTGAAATGGTGTCAAACACCGGCACTTATCTCGATTGTCCGTTTCATCGTTTTGAGCATGGTAAAGACCTGTCTGAAATAGCGTTGAATCGTTTGGTTGATCTCGATGCAATCATCGTCAGGGTGCCTTATACCCAATCTCTCGAAATTGCAGAATCAAGCTTTTTCAATCTCCGTCTTACTAACAAGGCTGTTTTAATCCATACCGGTTGGGATGAACATTGGAATACTGAACAATATTACGAACACCATCCGTATTTGACAGAAGCCGCAGCCTTATATTTAAGAGATGCAGGAGTAAAGCTGGTGGGGATTGACTCTCATAATATTGACAATACTTTGGGCAGAACCCGCCCTGTTCATACTGCACTTTTAGGTGCCGAAATTTTAATCGTCGAACACTTGTGCAATTTATCTTCATTGCCAGATGAAGGGTTTACTTTTAGTGCCATTCCTCCGAAATTTAAAGGAGTCGGAACGTTTCCGGTCAGGGCAATGGCTAAGGTTAAGAAGTAG
- a CDS encoding choice-of-anchor B family protein: MKSLLQSGISGVIAIVLSFFIHFISLTAQSSLTLVGQLPYSEQLSNLWGYVDAESGIEYAVVGVFNGTSIVSLQNPAAPVEVAFVPGPEGIWREVKTWGHYAYITNETEEGLQIIDLSNLPQTVDSWFWTGVNDPNYSVDIQTIHTISTDEKGYAYLWGSNEDAVIVDLNADPENPPIVGIYDTRYVHDGFVRNDTMWTAEIYDGVLSVVNITDRSNPVVMASFPTPNNFTHNCALSDDGTKIFTTDEVTASYITTYDVSDLSDIQELHRVRTTPNTGSIPHNVYTVGNFLVTAYYRDGVTIHDATNPNSVILVANYDTAPTISGNGFNGCWGVYPYLPSGLIIASDMEEGLVVLQPNYVQAAYLNGSVTDATTGAAIANAEVTITEVPSSAVVTGFSGIYQTGVSASGTYTITFSYPGYQSVTYTVTLTNGETLSLNAALEALPQFNFTGMVVDAENGNPIANATVLLANEDVSFNTTTNTSGQFAINNIFSADYNVIAGKWGYITQQTGSQFMSVETGELVIQLPQGYYDDFALDFGWTVTGDAPRGIWERGEPNGTSTGGEPMNPNFDLEGDISDACYVTGNSTDNSVGADDVDDGFTRLTSPVFDLTGYGDPQISYYRWFANAGGSGAPNDHLIISLSNGINTVELEDLSASSSANNWTQTLVHVSDYMTPTANMVLIFETADAPGSGHVVEAATDVFVVTDLAEPNSIDIPQNVKPMVSVYPNPFSSYTTFTLSNLQIKQNTPTFLRITNIQGQTLMSIPVKESDNNKLTLQHHALQPGLYFYILEQNSLQVAKGKVIVVH, translated from the coding sequence ATGAAGTCTCTTTTGCAATCCGGCATATCCGGAGTAATAGCAATAGTTTTGTCCTTTTTTATACATTTTATTTCACTTACCGCACAATCGAGTTTAACTTTAGTTGGTCAGTTGCCGTATAGCGAGCAATTGAGTAATCTTTGGGGATATGTTGATGCAGAATCCGGGATTGAATATGCAGTTGTTGGTGTTTTTAACGGAACTTCAATTGTCAGCCTGCAAAACCCTGCCGCACCGGTTGAAGTGGCCTTTGTTCCCGGCCCTGAAGGAATTTGGAGAGAGGTGAAAACTTGGGGACATTATGCCTATATCACCAACGAAACAGAGGAAGGGCTTCAGATTATTGACCTTAGCAACCTGCCTCAAACGGTTGATAGCTGGTTTTGGACAGGGGTCAATGATCCGAATTACTCAGTGGACATTCAAACCATACATACTATTTCAACAGACGAAAAAGGATATGCCTATTTGTGGGGTTCTAACGAAGATGCCGTCATTGTTGACCTGAACGCCGACCCCGAAAATCCGCCAATTGTAGGCATTTACGATACCCGTTATGTTCATGACGGTTTTGTAAGAAATGATACGATGTGGACAGCCGAAATTTATGACGGTGTTTTATCTGTAGTCAATATTACCGACCGGTCTAATCCTGTTGTTATGGCTTCGTTTCCCACACCCAATAATTTTACGCATAACTGCGCGCTAAGCGACGACGGTACCAAAATCTTTACCACAGACGAGGTAACAGCCTCTTATATCACGACTTACGATGTTTCAGATTTGAGCGATATCCAAGAATTGCACCGTGTACGGACTACTCCCAATACCGGAAGTATTCCGCACAACGTCTATACTGTTGGCAACTTTTTAGTAACCGCCTATTATCGGGATGGCGTAACCATTCACGATGCCACGAACCCTAATTCTGTGATTCTGGTAGCAAACTACGATACTGCTCCAACTATTTCAGGAAACGGATTTAACGGATGCTGGGGAGTTTATCCTTATCTCCCTTCGGGTTTAATCATTGCATCCGATATGGAAGAAGGGTTGGTTGTGCTTCAACCCAATTATGTTCAGGCAGCTTATCTGAACGGCTCAGTTACCGATGCCACGACAGGAGCAGCAATTGCAAATGCTGAAGTTACCATCACCGAAGTCCCTTCTTCGGCAGTTGTTACCGGCTTTTCAGGCATTTACCAAACCGGGGTTTCCGCAAGCGGAACCTATACTATTACATTTTCTTATCCCGGCTACCAGTCGGTTACATATACTGTAACACTTACCAATGGCGAAACTTTATCGCTCAATGCAGCCTTAGAAGCATTGCCACAGTTTAATTTTACCGGCATGGTGGTTGATGCAGAAAACGGAAACCCTATTGCCAATGCCACCGTTTTGCTTGCCAACGAGGATGTGTCTTTCAACACAACTACCAACACAAGCGGACAATTTGCCATCAATAATATTTTTAGTGCCGATTATAATGTCATAGCCGGAAAATGGGGATATATCACCCAACAAACCGGAAGCCAGTTTATGAGTGTGGAAACCGGTGAATTAGTCATACAGTTGCCCCAGGGATATTATGACGACTTTGCTTTAGATTTCGGATGGACGGTTACGGGAGATGCTCCAAGAGGAATTTGGGAAAGAGGCGAACCCAACGGAACTTCTACCGGCGGAGAGCCTATGAATCCAAATTTTGATCTTGAGGGCGATATCAGCGATGCCTGCTATGTTACCGGAAACTCAACCGATAACAGCGTTGGAGCAGATGATGTAGATGATGGCTTCACCAGACTGACCTCTCCGGTTTTTGACCTGACCGGTTACGGAGATCCTCAAATCAGTTATTACCGTTGGTTTGCAAATGCCGGAGGTTCCGGTGCACCAAACGACCATCTCATTATTTCACTTTCAAACGGCATCAATACCGTTGAACTTGAAGACCTATCTGCAAGCAGTAGTGCCAATAACTGGACTCAAACTTTGGTGCATGTATCCGACTATATGACTCCCACTGCCAATATGGTTTTGATATTTGAAACTGCCGATGCTCCCGGAAGCGGTCATGTAGTAGAAGCAGCTACCGATGTTTTTGTGGTAACCGATTTGGCGGAGCCTAATTCTATTGACATCCCGCAAAATGTAAAACCCATGGTCAGCGTTTACCCTAATCCATTCAGCAGCTACACTACCTTTACGCTGAGCAATCTTCAGATTAAACAAAATACCCCGACATTTTTGCGAATTACCAATATTCAGGGGCAAACCTTAATGTCCATTCCTGTTAAGGAATCTGATAACAACAAGTTAACCCTGCAACATCATGCCCTGCAACCCGGATTGTACTTTTATATTCTGGAGCAAAACAGCCTTCAGGTGGCAAAAGGTAAGGTCATTGTGGTGCATTAG
- a CDS encoding DoxX family protein, producing MNISSKLDQLHYKARENRWLWFFALFNRITLAAGFIPSGMVKILGERFTDLSAVHPMGNYLDALFRTGYYYTFIGILQLTAAIFLLIPRTATLGAVLYFPIIFNIFILSLSVRFEGSLLSSPLMVLANLYLLCWDYHKLKFILPFKQVQGFVEMPPYKHLSNRFPKYFFAGVLATVLTVGFTVTNIYELVPRNTITGCNNQCKHKEKPMACNRFCDCIHKDNQPLYQCLEAYKSAPVEHP from the coding sequence ATGAATATCAGTTCCAAACTCGACCAACTACATTACAAAGCGAGAGAAAACCGATGGCTTTGGTTTTTTGCATTGTTTAACCGAATTACATTGGCGGCAGGGTTTATTCCTTCGGGGATGGTCAAAATTCTTGGCGAACGGTTTACCGACCTTTCTGCCGTTCATCCGATGGGAAACTATTTGGATGCGTTGTTCCGTACCGGCTATTACTACACTTTTATCGGGATATTGCAACTCACAGCCGCCATTTTTTTGCTAATCCCACGAACAGCTACCCTCGGGGCAGTACTTTATTTCCCCATTATTTTTAATATTTTCATTCTATCGCTGTCTGTCCGTTTTGAAGGTTCGCTCCTGAGTTCTCCTTTAATGGTATTGGCAAACTTATATCTGCTTTGTTGGGACTACCACAAACTAAAATTTATTTTACCCTTTAAACAAGTGCAAGGTTTTGTAGAAATGCCTCCCTACAAACATTTGAGCAACCGGTTTCCAAAATATTTTTTTGCAGGAGTTTTGGCAACTGTTTTGACTGTAGGGTTTACAGTTACCAATATTTATGAGCTTGTTCCAAGAAATACAATCACCGGTTGTAACAATCAGTGTAAACACAAAGAAAAACCTATGGCCTGTAACCGTTTTTGCGATTGTATTCATAAAGATAACCAACCGCTTTACCAATGTTTGGAAGCCTACAAATCAGCACCCGTTGAGCACCCTTGA
- a CDS encoding HmuY family protein: MKIEVPVIFKRIVVGWYCIALILWFSGCQKEELPVPQHNAGEVVTSSVEMGADYRYQIFYDLKTNTIIAQNLKTDWDLGFETSKTGYRIILNTSKAMFARNTGITDFESVSDTLGFEFNKNWDNPNGNLDSTAIGNWKEKNEVYILDRGYSHTGLHQGFRKIQFLSVNETGYTFRFANLNGSNETQFQVEKDSLYNFTFLSLSNGGQIVEVEPPKENWDLCFTQYLHIFYDPFTPYLVTGCLLNRTQTYATQDSVRLFSEITYQDIANIALSSDINTIGYEWKTFVNDTYSTNPNLNYIIKNKEGFYFKLHFIDFYNTSGLKGTPKWEVQEL; encoded by the coding sequence ATGAAAATAGAAGTTCCTGTCATTTTTAAAAGAATTGTTGTCGGGTGGTATTGCATCGCTCTTATTTTATGGTTTTCCGGTTGCCAAAAAGAAGAACTTCCGGTTCCACAACACAATGCAGGTGAAGTAGTTACCTCATCCGTAGAAATGGGTGCAGATTACAGGTATCAGATTTTTTATGATTTAAAAACCAACACGATTATCGCTCAAAACCTAAAAACCGATTGGGATTTGGGCTTTGAAACCTCGAAAACCGGTTACCGCATTATACTCAACACCTCTAAAGCCATGTTTGCACGCAATACCGGAATTACCGATTTTGAATCGGTTTCCGACACACTCGGGTTTGAGTTCAACAAAAATTGGGATAACCCTAACGGCAACCTCGACAGCACGGCAATCGGCAACTGGAAAGAAAAAAACGAAGTTTATATCCTCGACCGGGGGTATAGCCATACCGGATTGCATCAGGGATTTCGCAAAATTCAATTCCTAAGTGTGAATGAAACCGGTTATACCTTCAGATTTGCAAACCTTAACGGCTCGAACGAAACCCAGTTTCAGGTTGAAAAAGACAGTCTTTACAATTTTACGTTTCTGAGCCTTTCCAACGGTGGTCAAATTGTGGAGGTAGAGCCGCCAAAAGAAAACTGGGACTTATGTTTTACCCAATACCTCCACATTTTTTATGACCCTTTTACCCCTTATTTAGTAACCGGTTGCCTGTTAAACCGAACCCAAACCTATGCAACCCAAGATTCTGTTCGTCTGTTTTCAGAAATTACTTATCAGGATATAGCTAATATTGCCTTGTCTTCCGACATCAACACGATAGGCTATGAATGGAAAACATTTGTCAACGATACTTATTCAACCAATCCCAACCTGAACTACATCATCAAAAACAAAGAGGGTTTTTACTTTAAACTCCATTTTATAGATTTTTACAATACATCGGGTTTAAAAGGAACTCCCAAATGGGAAGTTCAGGAGTTGTAG
- a CDS encoding TonB-dependent receptor has protein sequence MATFLTHLTGMVRFKILRQVVVFSFWTSMFTGFGNIASAQINNTVHQLDSVVITAQYAPGIPEKSVHKVNIIGKEKIQTMGAQNLRDVFSNELNLRLSQDNILGSSMSMQGISGQNVKILMDGVPVTGRMNGNIDLSQINLNNVERIEIVEGPLSVNYGTDALAGTINIITNKTQKQTFSTDLNAYYESTGQYNTTARLGYRKKNTIISLSGGRNFFDGWQTTEQPFYIEKPQLADSSRYDDWKPKEQYFGTFYAGQYFRQLKLGFTSDYFSENVINRGLPRAPYGENAFDDYYKTRRFGNSLNLTGQLGQHFFTNILVAHTHFKRIKSTFFKDLTSLSETLSLNSGDQDTTIFNNIVSRASLSSANPASKLNFEAGYDIKLETGTGLRVKNGKKIIGDYAVFGSVEYKLYPDIVIRPGLRILYNTAYKAPLVPSVNFKFQPFQSFAMRLSYARGFRAPALKELYFFFVDINHNITGNEALKAEYSHNLSYNMSLLKQINTLNVKADLSLFYNYIDNLITLAQKNEIEYTYFNLTKFQTLGIQLQSEFKWKNLTLNAGGAYIGRYNQLSENYNTGKFAFSPEARCNMIYNWEKTGMVFSLYYKYTGILPSFGLSSDDEIVKTNIRDYQMADISVSKRIWKQHINLTVGSKNLFDVKNISGIAEGNAHSSANNSIPLAMGRTYFVKLDFNLHTKE, from the coding sequence ATGGCAACATTTTTAACCCATTTGACCGGCATGGTCAGATTTAAAATATTGCGGCAAGTTGTTGTTTTTTCCTTTTGGACTTCCATGTTTACGGGTTTTGGAAATATAGCATCCGCACAAATCAACAATACCGTTCATCAGCTCGATTCGGTGGTTATTACGGCACAGTATGCTCCCGGAATTCCGGAAAAATCAGTTCACAAAGTAAACATTATCGGCAAAGAAAAAATACAAACCATGGGGGCTCAAAACCTTAGAGATGTTTTTTCGAACGAACTGAATTTGCGACTTTCTCAGGATAATATTTTAGGAAGCAGTATGAGTATGCAGGGCATTTCGGGGCAGAATGTAAAAATTCTGATGGATGGAGTTCCCGTTACCGGCCGCATGAACGGAAACATTGACCTTTCTCAGATTAACCTGAACAATGTGGAACGGATAGAAATTGTCGAAGGCCCTCTTTCGGTAAATTATGGTACCGATGCACTCGCAGGAACCATCAATATCATTACTAATAAAACACAAAAACAAACTTTCTCCACCGATTTGAACGCCTATTACGAAAGTACCGGCCAGTATAACACGACTGCAAGGTTAGGTTACAGAAAAAAGAATACCATTATTTCTTTGAGCGGAGGAAGAAATTTTTTTGACGGATGGCAAACTACCGAGCAGCCTTTTTATATAGAAAAACCACAATTGGCCGATTCTTCAAGATATGATGACTGGAAACCTAAAGAGCAATATTTTGGCACTTTCTATGCCGGACAGTATTTCAGACAACTCAAGTTGGGATTTACATCAGACTACTTTTCAGAAAATGTGATCAATCGGGGGTTACCCCGTGCACCTTATGGTGAAAATGCCTTCGATGATTATTATAAAACCCGCCGTTTCGGAAACTCATTAAACCTTACCGGACAACTTGGCCAACATTTTTTTACCAATATTCTGGTCGCACATACTCATTTTAAACGCATCAAAAGCACATTTTTTAAAGATCTGACTTCTTTGTCCGAAACTTTAAGCCTCAACTCAGGAGACCAGGATACTACCATTTTTAACAACATCGTTTCGAGGGCAAGTCTCAGTTCTGCCAATCCTGCTTCTAAACTAAATTTTGAAGCAGGTTACGACATTAAACTCGAAACAGGCACAGGGCTAAGGGTTAAAAACGGCAAAAAAATTATCGGCGACTATGCTGTTTTTGGCAGTGTTGAATATAAACTATATCCCGACATCGTTATTCGTCCCGGACTTCGAATCCTCTACAATACGGCATATAAAGCCCCGTTGGTACCCTCGGTCAATTTCAAATTTCAACCTTTCCAGTCTTTTGCCATGCGCTTGTCTTATGCAAGAGGTTTCAGAGCACCGGCACTTAAAGAGCTCTATTTCTTTTTTGTTGACATTAACCATAACATCACAGGGAATGAAGCGCTTAAAGCGGAATATTCGCATAACCTGAGCTACAATATGAGTTTGTTAAAGCAAATCAATACACTCAATGTCAAAGCCGATCTCAGCTTGTTTTACAATTATATTGACAACCTGATTACGCTGGCTCAAAAAAATGAAATAGAATACACCTATTTCAACTTGACAAAGTTTCAAACCCTTGGCATACAGTTGCAATCTGAATTTAAGTGGAAAAATCTTACCCTCAATGCAGGGGGTGCATATATCGGAAGGTATAATCAGCTTTCAGAAAATTACAATACCGGCAAATTTGCTTTTTCGCCCGAAGCCCGGTGCAATATGATATACAACTGGGAAAAAACCGGAATGGTCTTTTCATTGTATTACAAATACACCGGAATCCTCCCCTCATTTGGACTTTCGTCCGATGATGAAATTGTAAAAACGAATATCCGTGACTACCAAATGGCGGATATATCAGTTTCCAAAAGAATATGGAAGCAACATATAAATCTGACTGTTGGAAGCAAAAACCTGTTCGATGTCAAAAACATATCCGGTATTGCCGAAGGAAATGCACATTCATCGGCCAATAATTCCATCCCTTTGGCTATGGGAAGAACTTATTTTGTAAAACTCGACTTTAACCTGCATACCAAAGAATGA
- a CDS encoding PepSY-associated TM helix domain-containing protein, with amino-acid sequence MPSWNLKRIRRLNIATHRDLGYFFSTLILIYCISGIALNHVDDWNPDFILTKKNIELDKSYTKEEINQEVINRFGKLVGETNYKVFDFPTQDQVKIYYRDASLHIYLSQNNAIYEQVSKRPLIYQSNVLHRNSLKGWKWASDIFAVLLIVINITGLFILKGKYGISGRGKWLIAAGFIPPFIALIIQSLL; translated from the coding sequence ATGCCGAGTTGGAATTTAAAAAGAATAAGGCGGCTCAATATTGCGACCCATCGCGACCTGGGCTACTTTTTTTCTACGTTGATTTTGATTTATTGTATTTCCGGAATTGCACTCAATCATGTGGATGACTGGAATCCGGATTTTATCCTGACCAAAAAGAACATTGAGTTGGATAAGTCCTATACGAAGGAGGAAATCAATCAGGAGGTAATCAACAGGTTCGGAAAATTGGTCGGTGAAACAAATTACAAAGTGTTTGATTTTCCGACTCAGGATCAGGTGAAAATTTACTACCGCGATGCCTCTCTTCATATTTACCTGTCTCAAAACAATGCGATCTATGAACAGGTGTCGAAACGTCCGCTTATTTACCAATCCAATGTGTTGCATCGAAATAGTTTGAAAGGATGGAAATGGGCATCCGACATTTTCGCCGTACTCTTAATTGTCATCAATATTACCGGCCTTTTTATTCTGAAAGGCAAGTACGGAATTTCGGGACGAGGCAAGTGGCTGATTGCCGCCGGATTTATTCCGCCTTTTATCGCCCTAATTATTCAGTCATTGCTATAA